One Calditrichia bacterium DNA window includes the following coding sequences:
- a CDS encoding HAMP domain-containing protein, with product MAQKTPWLYSIKTRLIVSFSLVIGVISVFIYIFFPYKLEQQALQLLKARTHSIAEITTSYIEKPFAKKDFQTVENSFDGVKQNPDLLYIVMHNERDDVVATFNLEKAEKAHYNTIIEQKNISLDEGVYKLRMPVVYRNQNVGTMFMGFSLVALQANTKATSQLIAFVALGIFVISILFVGGLSTIFTQPLSKMVQVVNAISKGDFNHRVNITSDDELGYLAKSFNRMVYNIQRINSTMESVNQRLQTQNEEILEQKTRLEEVNLKQEKTYETMRRQEARLMAILDNFSGEIWSIDRQYEILICNKPFQWSAEKRGAFIGMGDNALDDRQGPAYRKQWKKLYDRALANERFTQIITKEEADGKTRFIEYLFNPITAYNEVMGVAVLGLDITRRKEDEAEKIRLNQELNEAARRAGMADVAASVLHNVGNVLTSVTTSVSVIEQTMSNSRMAGLYKANDMLRENMENLAHFIANDPKGKKLIQYYMMLEDQIKSEQDVIFSNLHRLQDKVNIINEVIAAQQSYATGSMLSENLYLPQVIDDALRLQGDTTDRHHIELIEEYEDDIPEVPLQRTKLIHIIVNLFRNAKDAMKDTPMDEKQIKIRLNRENEHLVLRFSDSGCGIEPENVERIFNHGFTTKATGHGFGLHSCANYITEMGGRMWVESEGLGKGSTFVLQFPLAAKQGQETPEIIDEEV from the coding sequence ATGGCACAAAAAACCCCATGGTTGTACTCAATCAAAACCCGGCTGATCGTTTCGTTCAGTCTGGTAATCGGGGTAATTTCTGTGTTTATTTACATCTTTTTTCCATACAAACTGGAACAACAGGCCCTCCAGCTACTCAAAGCCCGAACTCACAGTATTGCAGAAATTACGACATCGTATATCGAAAAACCTTTCGCCAAAAAAGATTTTCAGACGGTAGAAAATTCTTTTGACGGCGTAAAGCAAAATCCGGATTTATTATACATTGTTATGCACAACGAACGCGATGATGTTGTGGCAACCTTTAATCTGGAGAAGGCCGAAAAAGCGCATTACAACACGATCATCGAACAGAAAAATATTTCGCTGGATGAGGGCGTTTACAAACTTCGGATGCCGGTGGTTTATCGCAACCAGAATGTGGGCACCATGTTTATGGGGTTTTCGCTGGTGGCGTTGCAGGCAAATACCAAAGCCACCAGTCAGTTGATTGCGTTTGTGGCGTTGGGAATTTTTGTGATCAGCATTTTATTTGTCGGAGGCTTGAGCACTATTTTCACGCAACCGTTGAGCAAAATGGTTCAGGTGGTCAATGCCATTTCCAAAGGCGATTTTAACCACCGCGTGAATATCACTTCGGACGATGAATTGGGGTATCTCGCCAAATCGTTTAACCGGATGGTGTATAACATCCAGCGCATCAACAGTACGATGGAAAGCGTAAACCAACGGCTGCAAACCCAAAACGAAGAAATTCTTGAGCAAAAAACCCGGTTGGAAGAAGTGAACCTGAAACAGGAAAAAACTTATGAAACCATGCGCCGGCAGGAAGCCCGGTTGATGGCAATTCTGGACAATTTTTCCGGTGAAATCTGGTCGATCGACCGGCAATACGAAATTTTGATCTGCAACAAACCCTTCCAGTGGTCAGCGGAAAAACGCGGCGCTTTTATCGGAATGGGCGATAATGCGCTGGATGACCGGCAGGGTCCGGCGTATCGCAAACAGTGGAAAAAATTATATGACCGGGCGCTGGCCAACGAACGATTTACCCAAATTATCACAAAAGAAGAAGCAGACGGAAAAACCCGGTTTATCGAATATTTGTTCAACCCGATTACTGCATACAACGAGGTAATGGGCGTTGCCGTTCTCGGACTGGACATCACCCGCCGCAAAGAGGACGAAGCCGAAAAAATACGTTTGAATCAGGAATTGAACGAAGCTGCCCGCCGTGCGGGAATGGCCGATGTTGCCGCAAGCGTGCTGCACAATGTGGGAAATGTGCTCACCAGCGTTACCACTTCCGTTTCGGTGATTGAGCAAACGATGAGTAACTCGCGGATGGCCGGGCTTTACAAAGCCAACGATATGCTGCGCGAAAACATGGAAAATTTGGCACATTTTATCGCGAACGATCCCAAAGGCAAAAAATTGATCCAATATTATATGATGCTGGAAGACCAGATCAAAAGCGAGCAGGATGTTATTTTCAGCAACTTGCACCGGCTGCAGGATAAAGTGAACATCATCAACGAAGTGATTGCCGCGCAACAGAGTTACGCAACCGGCAGCATGCTTTCGGAAAATCTGTATCTGCCGCAAGTAATCGACGATGCGCTGCGGTTGCAGGGCGACACCACCGATCGCCACCACATCGAACTGATCGAAGAATACGAAGATGATATTCCTGAAGTGCCGTTGCAACGCACCAAACTGATTCACATCATCGTAAACCTTTTCCGCAACGCGAAGGATGCGATGAAAGACACACCGATGGATGAAAAGCAAATTAAAATTCGCCTGAACCGCGAAAATGAACATTTGGTGCTGCGCTTCAGCGACAGCGGCTGCGGCATTGAGCCGGAAAATGTGGAACGCATTTTCAACCACGGATTCACCACCAAAGCCACCGGACACGGTTTTGGGCTGCACAGTTGCGCCAATTATATTACCGAAATGGGCGGCAGAATGTGGGTGGAAAGCGAAGGTTTGGGCAAAGGCTCCACCTTTGTTTTGCAATTTCCGCTAGCGGCCAAACAAGGGCAGGAAACACCGGAAATAATCGACGAAGAAGTATAA
- a CDS encoding phosphoglycerate dehydrogenase: MFKILIADSLPASVLEAYNQLEDVQVDNRSGISAEELAEVLGTYDGLVVRSRTKVTADLLEKPGKLKIIGRAGAGVDNIDTKAATHRGIIVMNTPGGNTIAATEHTLALLLSALRSIPPAHASIQAGKWDRKSFMGRELFEKTVGVVGLGKIGQGVATRVRSFGTKILGYDPLMTREMADRLGVKLVSLNELLEQSDIITLHVPKIPETLNLINAESLKRCKDGVVIVNCARGGIVNEQDLIAALDSGKVSTAAVDVFASEPPENYDLAKHPKVVATPHLGASTEEAQTKVAAQILDQMIEYFRKNVALHAVNFISVDEKIQPIVAPYFELATRLGELFSRIKPGRLKEVAMRFYGDIITLPDMPIASHLMAGAMVAGDEETHDVELINMVNSLTIARDKGIQVEITKKDQPLTSHTNFIACDFQTEKGMVHLGGTVFANGIFRLVEFNQYLLEAELGGKMVIVENNDVPGIIGRVGTLLAEHNINIGQVSSGRDRNTNTALNIFNVEGDLPASLRNELQADDNIKNVMLVEL, from the coding sequence ATGTTTAAAATATTGATCGCCGATTCGTTGCCGGCAAGCGTTTTGGAAGCATATAACCAACTCGAAGACGTGCAGGTGGACAACCGCTCCGGTATTTCCGCCGAAGAATTGGCAGAGGTGTTGGGCACATACGACGGACTGGTGGTCCGCAGTCGCACCAAAGTTACCGCAGATTTATTGGAAAAACCTGGCAAGTTGAAAATTATCGGGCGAGCCGGTGCCGGCGTGGATAATATTGACACAAAAGCAGCTACACATCGCGGCATAATTGTGATGAACACGCCGGGCGGTAACACCATCGCCGCAACGGAACATACCCTCGCGCTGCTGCTTTCCGCTTTGCGGAGCATCCCTCCGGCGCATGCATCCATCCAGGCCGGAAAGTGGGATCGCAAATCGTTTATGGGGCGGGAACTCTTCGAGAAAACCGTTGGTGTGGTCGGTTTGGGAAAAATCGGGCAAGGCGTTGCGACCCGCGTTCGCTCTTTCGGCACGAAAATTCTCGGATACGATCCGCTGATGACCCGCGAAATGGCTGACCGGCTGGGCGTAAAACTGGTTTCGCTGAATGAGTTGCTGGAACAATCGGATATCATTACGCTGCACGTTCCCAAAATTCCTGAAACACTCAACCTCATCAACGCCGAAAGCCTGAAGCGCTGCAAAGATGGCGTGGTTATTGTTAATTGCGCCCGTGGCGGCATCGTGAACGAGCAGGATTTGATCGCAGCGCTGGACAGCGGCAAAGTTTCCACCGCCGCGGTGGACGTTTTTGCGAGCGAACCGCCGGAAAATTACGATCTCGCCAAACACCCGAAAGTAGTGGCAACGCCACACTTGGGCGCATCCACAGAGGAAGCCCAAACCAAAGTAGCAGCGCAAATTCTGGATCAGATGATCGAATATTTTCGCAAAAATGTTGCCCTGCATGCGGTCAATTTTATCTCGGTTGATGAAAAAATCCAACCGATTGTCGCGCCGTATTTTGAGCTGGCTACCCGTTTGGGCGAGCTGTTCAGCCGCATCAAACCGGGACGGTTAAAAGAAGTGGCGATGCGCTTTTACGGCGATATCATCACCCTGCCGGATATGCCCATCGCCAGCCATTTGATGGCCGGCGCAATGGTTGCCGGCGATGAGGAAACCCACGATGTGGAATTGATCAACATGGTCAACTCGCTGACCATCGCCCGCGACAAAGGCATTCAGGTGGAAATCACCAAAAAAGATCAGCCGTTAACCAGCCACACCAATTTTATCGCCTGCGATTTTCAAACGGAAAAAGGCATGGTGCATCTCGGTGGAACTGTTTTTGCGAACGGAATTTTCCGGCTGGTAGAATTCAACCAATATTTACTGGAAGCGGAACTGGGCGGCAAAATGGTGATTGTGGAAAATAATGACGTGCCCGGAATTATCGGGCGGGTCGGAACGCTGCTCGCCGAACACAATATTAACATCGGGCAGGTTTCCTCCGGTCGCGACCGGAACACCAATACCGCACTGAACATTTTCAATGTCGAAGGCGATTTGCCGGCAAGTCTGCGCAATGAATTGCAGGCAGACGATAACATTAAAAACGTGATGCTGGTAGAACTTTAA
- a CDS encoding response regulator, giving the protein MSSSYRILITDDNSAIHEDIESILGQNQIGNQELDDLDSELFGNSEKDSKNDMSPIVSYTIEHAYSGEEAIKKVAAANAENNPYALLFMDVRMPPGMDGIVAVQKIWEKYPNTEIIICSAYSDYSWDSIIKIYGKTDKLMFLQKPFNRIAIQQMAISMTTKWELQNELRDLIQNLDAKVEKRTRELKIALEKTKQAQKETEKAAAAAAAQKVRSEFLSVMGHELRTPLNAILGFSDLLKPHFNDGKPAEYVAAIKSSGQSLITLLNDILDISKMENGQLEIEYEAASLKQIMNGIEEMYRPVASQKQLVFSLAFDEKTPDSLMLDSRRLRQILVNLVGNAVKFTKTGSIKLTARCTIDEKRPKSVAISISVEDTGLGIPKNHLTRIFEAFTQQTYSDARSHEGVGLGLTIAKRLVTAMKGQISVSSKEGVGSKFTITLPDVLIAKNQPSSPVEPETQPAQKPAEATNWGDRFFSAQIQPHDRKRLQMLLDKLENPIMKKWESTFETMITTDIQRFGEVIQKIGTELRIEPLQIWGEQVAGYASSFQIEEMNETMARYPELVRRFSEAIQSNN; this is encoded by the coding sequence ATGTCAAGCTCGTATCGCATACTGATAACTGATGATAACTCCGCGATTCACGAAGATATCGAGTCTATTTTAGGGCAGAACCAGATTGGCAATCAGGAGTTGGACGATCTGGATTCCGAGCTGTTTGGCAATAGCGAAAAGGATTCAAAAAATGACATGAGCCCGATTGTCAGCTATACCATTGAACACGCATACAGCGGCGAAGAAGCCATCAAAAAAGTAGCTGCAGCAAATGCCGAGAACAATCCCTATGCCCTGCTTTTTATGGATGTACGGATGCCGCCGGGAATGGACGGGATTGTGGCCGTCCAAAAAATTTGGGAAAAATACCCGAACACAGAAATTATCATTTGCTCCGCTTATTCGGATTACAGCTGGGATAGCATCATCAAAATTTACGGGAAAACCGATAAATTGATGTTCCTGCAAAAGCCGTTCAACCGCATCGCCATTCAGCAAATGGCGATTTCGATGACTACAAAATGGGAACTGCAAAACGAACTGCGCGACCTCATCCAAAACCTGGATGCCAAAGTTGAAAAACGCACCCGTGAACTGAAAATCGCTCTCGAAAAAACAAAGCAAGCCCAAAAAGAAACCGAAAAAGCCGCTGCTGCGGCTGCCGCCCAAAAGGTTCGTAGCGAATTTTTGAGCGTAATGGGTCACGAATTGCGCACGCCGCTCAACGCAATTTTAGGCTTTTCGGATTTGCTGAAGCCGCATTTTAACGATGGCAAACCGGCGGAATATGTCGCCGCTATCAAATCCAGCGGACAATCGCTGATCACATTGCTGAACGATATTCTGGACATCTCCAAAATGGAAAACGGGCAGCTGGAAATTGAATACGAAGCCGCATCGTTAAAACAAATCATGAACGGCATCGAAGAAATGTATCGTCCGGTTGCCAGCCAAAAACAGCTGGTTTTCAGTTTGGCTTTTGATGAAAAAACACCCGACAGCCTGATGCTGGACAGTCGCAGGTTGCGGCAAATTTTGGTGAATCTGGTGGGGAACGCCGTCAAATTTACCAAAACCGGTAGCATCAAATTGACAGCGCGCTGCACAATAGACGAAAAACGCCCGAAATCCGTTGCTATTTCCATTAGCGTAGAAGATACGGGATTGGGCATTCCCAAAAATCATCTCACCCGCATTTTCGAAGCGTTTACACAGCAAACCTACAGCGATGCGCGCAGCCACGAAGGTGTTGGTCTTGGCTTAACCATCGCTAAACGGTTGGTTACAGCGATGAAAGGGCAGATTAGCGTATCCAGCAAAGAGGGCGTTGGCTCGAAATTTACCATTACTTTACCGGATGTGCTCATTGCTAAAAATCAACCTTCATCACCGGTGGAACCCGAAACGCAGCCGGCGCAAAAACCGGCGGAAGCGACCAATTGGGGCGATCGCTTTTTCTCCGCGCAAATTCAACCCCACGACCGGAAACGTTTGCAGATGCTGCTGGACAAGTTGGAAAACCCCATCATGAAAAAATGGGAATCTACTTTCGAAACGATGATTACCACCGATATCCAACGGTTCGGCGAAGTTATCCAGAAAATCGGTACCGAGTTGCGCATCGAACCATTACAGATTTGGGGTGAACAGGTTGCCGGCTACGCCAGCAGCTTCCAGATCGAGGAAATGAACGAAACCATGGCGCGTTACCCGGAGCTGGTCCGCCGCTTTTCCGAAGCCATCCAATCAAATAATTAA
- the gcvP gene encoding aminomethyl-transferring glycine dehydrogenase — MGKLLDKLNNTNSFAGRHLGPNAAETKEMLAVIGSKSLDSLMSETIPDGIRIDKSMDIPEGVSEAQYLKELRQSAAKNQVFKSYIGLGYYDCIVPGVILRNILENPSWYTAYTPYQAEIAQGRLEALLNFQTVVSDLTGMEIANASLLDEATAAAEAMAMFHRLRPRDQVKNNANTFFVSEKCFPQTIDVLKTRAEPLGIDLQIGNPLHTDFSDAVFGVLLQYPDADGEIRDKSTVITAAKNRGLFVAVAADLLSLTLITPPGELGADVVVGSAQRFGVPMGYGGPHAAFFASREEFKRQVPGRIIGVSIDRHGNPAYRMALQTREQHIRREKATSNICTAQTLLANMASMYAVYHGPEGLKNIASRIHTLAVVLAAELKKLGFSQENKQYFDTLRINAGSAKTQETVRKLALKNEINFRYIGDTHIGIALDETKTPADVQDILEIFATATDKTAAAIDWDSYENATGFSASLARKSDYLTHAVFHNHRSETQMLRYIKYLENKDLTLATSMIPLGSCTMKLNATSELAPVSWREFGGIHPFAPDEQTKGYQQIFGDLEKWLCEITGFAAVSLQPNSGAQGEFAGMMVIREYHKSRGESHRNVALIPSSAHGTNPASAVMAGMDVVIVKCDDHGNIDIDDLRAKAEKHAENLAALMVTYPSTHGVFEAGIREVCRIIHQHGGQVYMDGANMNAQVGLTSPGLIGADVCHLNLHKTFAIPHGGGGPGMGPIGVAKHLAPLLPGHVIGKNGAQNMTAVSAARFGSASIMLISYGYIKMLGHRGVTDSTKYAILNANYIKSQLAKHYSVLYTGENDRCAHEMIFDCRPFKEYGIEVEDIAKRLMDYGFHAPTVSFPVAGTIMVEPTESEDKGELDRFCEAMIAIRKEIQEVMDGSADSKDNVLKMAPHTVDEVLSSDWNHSYSREKAAFPLPFVRARKFWPTVARIDNAYGDRNLICSCPPLEAYADGENN; from the coding sequence ATGGGAAAATTGCTGGATAAGCTGAATAACACCAATTCTTTCGCCGGCCGCCATTTGGGACCAAATGCCGCAGAAACGAAAGAGATGCTGGCTGTCATCGGGAGCAAATCGCTGGATTCGCTGATGAGTGAAACGATTCCCGACGGGATTCGCATCGATAAATCGATGGATATTCCCGAAGGCGTCAGCGAAGCGCAATATTTGAAAGAGCTGCGGCAGAGCGCCGCCAAAAACCAGGTGTTCAAATCATACATCGGGTTGGGCTATTACGATTGCATCGTTCCGGGCGTGATTTTGCGGAATATTCTGGAAAATCCGTCGTGGTACACGGCGTACACGCCGTATCAGGCGGAAATTGCGCAGGGCCGGCTGGAAGCGCTGCTCAATTTCCAAACCGTTGTTTCGGATCTGACCGGAATGGAAATCGCCAACGCATCGCTGCTGGACGAAGCCACCGCCGCCGCCGAAGCGATGGCAATGTTCCATCGCCTGCGCCCGCGCGATCAGGTGAAAAATAATGCCAATACTTTTTTTGTTTCCGAAAAATGCTTTCCGCAAACCATCGACGTGCTGAAAACCCGCGCGGAGCCGTTGGGCATCGATCTGCAGATCGGTAATCCGTTACATACGGATTTCAGCGATGCCGTTTTCGGCGTGCTGCTGCAATACCCGGATGCGGACGGCGAAATCCGCGATAAATCAACCGTTATTACCGCTGCGAAAAATCGCGGATTGTTTGTCGCAGTTGCGGCAGATTTGCTGAGCCTCACCCTCATCACCCCGCCCGGCGAACTGGGCGCGGATGTGGTGGTCGGTTCCGCCCAGCGATTTGGCGTGCCGATGGGCTACGGCGGTCCGCATGCGGCGTTTTTTGCCAGCCGCGAGGAATTTAAACGGCAGGTGCCCGGGCGGATCATCGGCGTATCCATCGACCGGCACGGGAATCCCGCCTATCGCATGGCGCTGCAAACCCGCGAGCAGCACATTCGCCGGGAAAAAGCGACGTCCAACATTTGCACGGCGCAAACGCTGCTGGCAAATATGGCCAGCATGTATGCGGTGTATCACGGTCCGGAAGGGTTGAAAAACATTGCGAGCCGCATTCACACGCTGGCGGTTGTTTTGGCGGCGGAGTTGAAGAAACTCGGGTTTTCGCAGGAAAACAAACAATATTTTGATACGCTGCGCATCAACGCAGGCAGCGCGAAAACGCAGGAAACCGTGCGCAAACTGGCGCTCAAAAATGAAATCAACTTCCGTTATATCGGCGATACGCACATCGGTATCGCGCTGGACGAAACCAAAACGCCGGCTGATGTGCAGGATATTCTGGAAATATTTGCAACCGCAACCGACAAAACTGCAGCCGCGATCGACTGGGATTCGTATGAAAACGCAACCGGTTTTTCGGCAAGTCTGGCCCGGAAAAGCGATTACCTGACCCACGCCGTTTTCCACAACCACCGCAGCGAGACGCAAATGCTGCGCTACATCAAGTATCTGGAAAATAAGGATTTAACGCTGGCAACATCAATGATTCCGCTAGGCTCCTGCACCATGAAACTGAACGCCACCAGCGAGCTGGCGCCGGTGAGCTGGCGGGAATTCGGCGGCATCCACCCGTTCGCGCCGGATGAACAAACCAAAGGCTATCAGCAAATTTTTGGTGATCTGGAAAAATGGCTCTGCGAAATTACCGGATTTGCGGCAGTGTCGCTGCAACCGAATTCCGGCGCGCAGGGCGAGTTTGCCGGGATGATGGTTATCCGCGAATATCACAAAAGTCGCGGCGAAAGCCATCGCAACGTGGCGCTCATTCCGTCGTCCGCGCACGGCACAAATCCGGCCAGCGCAGTGATGGCAGGCATGGATGTGGTCATCGTAAAATGCGACGATCACGGCAATATCGACATCGACGATCTCCGCGCCAAAGCGGAAAAACATGCGGAAAATCTCGCTGCGCTGATGGTCACTTATCCGTCCACTCACGGCGTTTTTGAGGCGGGCATCCGGGAAGTTTGCCGGATCATCCATCAACACGGTGGGCAAGTTTACATGGACGGTGCCAACATGAATGCGCAGGTCGGGCTGACCAGTCCCGGACTCATCGGCGCGGATGTTTGCCACCTCAATTTGCACAAAACATTTGCGATTCCGCACGGCGGCGGCGGTCCGGGAATGGGTCCTATCGGCGTGGCGAAACATCTGGCGCCGCTGTTGCCCGGTCACGTCATCGGGAAAAATGGCGCACAAAATATGACAGCGGTTTCCGCCGCGCGATTCGGCAGTGCCAGCATCATGCTGATTTCTTACGGCTATATCAAAATGCTCGGGCATCGCGGCGTAACGGATTCGACTAAATACGCTATTTTGAACGCGAATTACATCAAATCGCAGTTGGCGAAACATTACTCCGTGCTTTACACCGGCGAAAATGATCGCTGCGCGCACGAAATGATTTTCGATTGCCGCCCGTTCAAGGAATACGGCATCGAGGTGGAAGACATCGCCAAACGGCTGATGGATTACGGTTTCCACGCCCCGACGGTTTCTTTCCCGGTTGCCGGAACGATTATGGTTGAACCCACCGAAAGTGAGGACAAAGGCGAACTGGATCGTTTCTGCGAAGCAATGATTGCGATCCGGAAAGAAATTCAGGAAGTGATGGATGGCAGCGCCGACTCGAAAGATAACGTGCTGAAAATGGCCCCGCACACCGTGGACGAAGTGCTCAGCAGCGACTGGAACCACAGCTATTCCCGCGAAAAAGCGGCTTTCCCGCTGCCGTTTGTCCGTGCGAGAAAGTTTTGGCCGACGGTTGCGCGTATCGACAATGCCTATGGCGACCGCAACCTGATCTGCAGTTGCCCGCCGCTGGAAGCTTACGCGGATGGTGAAAACAATTAA
- a CDS encoding OPT/YSL family transporter translates to MNHNHSEHPGFTLRAVVIAVLLALLLLASSTYIAIKIGAQPWPIVFAVIVSGSIIKMLSRGKSVNIHEVNVAQAGASIGGLVAAGIAFTAPGILFLNQTQNADIPWPNPWLLGVLTALAGVLGVLLSVPLKQTFIDREQLPYPAGTAGAELLKLGKTGGKMLALIVFWGAAAGVFALLRDQYFPAGFTVSQLTQYGIFLTLLPLPLAVGGGFILGPKASFSWLGGAIAGWLLLIPLLVAGGWAFPAAQQFTQNLGMGLLLGSGIGFFFSYVLPRLRDIFLPMFTSMKGWIKFYPIASVLGLFGMMAAGVPLLAATIAVLGVWIMVTVAARMTGETNIDPLEQFGIFVGLITAVVYDWLALDLSAFAAFMIVIFVSVACAIAGDAGHDFKSAAIVGTKFTDIVKVDLITAVVAGIAAPFVLEIIRQGFADELFTLAMPAPQAQLVAGSISGFAYPAAFWGGFAAALALEIANSFLPKSLKNKVLIMPFGIGLFLGMGFALPIAIGAAIRAWIDNHRPMLYSTGLLIAAGLMGGEGVTGFANAALKAFSLPDGASLLLLVVLILLMLFAEIWRRRIPE, encoded by the coding sequence TTGAACCATAACCACTCTGAACATCCGGGCTTCACCCTTCGCGCAGTTGTCATCGCTGTTTTGCTGGCGTTGCTGCTGCTGGCAAGCTCAACATATATTGCCATCAAAATTGGTGCACAGCCCTGGCCGATTGTTTTTGCGGTGATTGTTTCCGGCAGTATTATCAAAATGTTGAGCCGTGGTAAATCGGTGAATATTCACGAAGTGAATGTCGCGCAGGCTGGTGCCAGCATCGGCGGATTGGTTGCGGCTGGCATTGCGTTTACCGCGCCGGGAATTTTATTTTTGAACCAGACCCAAAACGCGGATATTCCCTGGCCAAATCCCTGGTTGCTGGGCGTGCTGACGGCGTTGGCCGGTGTGCTGGGCGTGCTCCTTTCCGTGCCGCTGAAACAGACGTTCATCGACCGGGAGCAACTGCCGTATCCTGCCGGAACCGCCGGTGCGGAATTGTTGAAACTCGGCAAAACCGGCGGAAAAATGCTGGCGCTGATCGTTTTTTGGGGTGCCGCTGCGGGCGTTTTCGCGCTGCTGCGCGATCAATATTTTCCGGCGGGATTCACTGTCAGCCAATTGACACAGTATGGAATTTTTCTCACGTTGCTGCCGTTGCCGCTGGCTGTTGGCGGCGGTTTCATTTTGGGACCAAAAGCCAGTTTTTCCTGGCTTGGCGGGGCCATTGCCGGCTGGCTGCTGCTGATTCCGCTGTTGGTCGCGGGCGGTTGGGCATTTCCGGCGGCGCAGCAATTCACCCAAAATCTGGGAATGGGGCTGCTGCTCGGCTCCGGCATCGGCTTTTTTTTCAGCTATGTGCTGCCACGTTTGCGCGATATTTTTTTGCCGATGTTCACATCAATGAAAGGCTGGATCAAGTTTTACCCAATCGCTTCCGTTTTGGGGCTGTTCGGGATGATGGCGGCCGGTGTGCCGTTGCTCGCTGCAACTATCGCTGTGCTCGGCGTTTGGATAATGGTTACGGTTGCCGCACGAATGACCGGCGAAACCAATATCGATCCGCTGGAACAGTTCGGCATTTTTGTGGGGCTGATTACCGCAGTTGTTTACGACTGGCTGGCGCTGGATTTGAGCGCATTCGCCGCATTTATGATTGTCATTTTTGTGAGCGTAGCCTGCGCCATCGCCGGCGATGCAGGACACGATTTCAAATCTGCAGCGATTGTCGGCACAAAATTTACAGATATCGTAAAAGTGGATTTGATAACCGCAGTGGTCGCCGGAATTGCCGCACCGTTTGTTCTGGAAATTATCCGACAGGGATTTGCGGATGAGCTTTTTACGCTGGCGATGCCCGCACCGCAGGCACAACTGGTTGCCGGCAGCATTTCCGGGTTTGCCTATCCGGCGGCATTTTGGGGCGGATTTGCCGCAGCTCTGGCGCTGGAAATTGCAAATTCTTTTCTCCCCAAATCATTAAAAAACAAAGTGTTGATTATGCCTTTTGGCATCGGGTTGTTTTTGGGGATGGGTTTTGCGCTGCCCATTGCGATCGGCGCTGCCATTCGCGCGTGGATCGATAACCATCGCCCGATGCTGTATTCCACCGGGTTGCTGATTGCCGCCGGATTGATGGGCGGCGAAGGCGTTACCGGTTTCGCAAATGCGGCGCTAAAAGCGTTTTCACTGCCAGACGGTGCATCGCTTTTGCTCTTAGTTGTGTTGATCCTGCTGATGCTTTTTGCAGAAATCTGGCGTCGCCGAATCCCCGAATAA
- a CDS encoding AP2 domain-containing protein, with product MKKVKGISRIDSEVKKMHGWYVRVYGGGKTFSKYFSDHRYESKQQAYDEAVNYLSALTDEIREQYKDYSPRQNQPKYRKRPGTTNTSGVVGVHRCETVSRGKSVTYWVATWNENGKRKDKTFYFGDKNRTEAEAKRLAIEWRARKMRELAGKDVIIANGKHGKKEQPDTGKKQLNSWVAGLSIKEWSPDMSVGQTYADRSIKKRETFNEKRIDDLKQFLGLASEHFDWSKIDYDFGRGVFQRDVRSRCFWSNNGIRTDVIVDEDGHIVIHQGVEPDEYYINHKNASEKA from the coding sequence ATGAAAAAGGTTAAAGGCATTTCGCGAATTGACTCTGAAGTGAAAAAGATGCACGGCTGGTATGTTCGCGTTTATGGTGGCGGGAAAACGTTTTCCAAATATTTTAGCGACCATCGCTACGAAAGTAAACAGCAGGCGTATGATGAAGCAGTAAATTATCTTTCCGCACTTACCGATGAAATTCGCGAACAGTACAAAGATTATTCACCCCGGCAAAACCAACCCAAATATCGCAAAAGACCTGGCACAACCAACACTTCCGGCGTAGTTGGTGTTCACCGCTGCGAAACGGTGAGCCGTGGCAAAAGCGTTACCTATTGGGTCGCAACCTGGAATGAGAACGGCAAACGCAAAGACAAAACATTTTATTTCGGCGATAAAAACCGCACCGAAGCCGAAGCCAAACGGCTGGCGATTGAATGGCGTGCCCGGAAAATGCGCGAATTGGCCGGCAAAGATGTTATTATCGCCAATGGCAAGCATGGCAAAAAAGAGCAGCCGGATACCGGAAAAAAACAGCTCAACAGTTGGGTTGCCGGATTGAGTATTAAAGAATGGAGCCCGGATATGAGCGTGGGACAAACATACGCCGATCGCTCAATCAAAAAGCGGGAAACCTTCAACGAAAAACGGATCGATGATCTCAAACAGTTTTTGGGATTGGCATCCGAACATTTTGACTGGTCGAAAATTGATTACGATTTCGGGCGGGGCGTTTTCCAGCGGGATGTGCGCAGCCGTTGCTTCTGGAGCAACAACGGCATCCGCACCGATGTGATTGTGGATGAAGACGGGCACATTGTCATCCATCAGGGTGTGGAGCCGGATGAGTATTACATCAATCACAAAAATGCGTCAGAAAAGGCGTAA